A window from Citrus sinensis cultivar Valencia sweet orange chromosome 3, DVS_A1.0, whole genome shotgun sequence encodes these proteins:
- the LOC112498309 gene encoding probable proline transporter 2 isoform X1 — MEETNNIAALSIEAAGKRDECQNQDSGDASAHTVGQDLWQQMGLMLVISFNSGYILSYSNLILVPLGWRWGILCMFLIALYTAYTQWLLSAFHFINGQRFIRYRNLMGYHYGRQMYYVTWVLQYLTLVVANIGFILLAARSLKGISSEFSDSPLRLQICIVIAGVAFFTFACFIPTMSAMRWWLVVSFFVTFTYIFILLFVLVNNGKSNKHRNYELKGSKTDKVFNALGAISAAVVANAPCLLPEMQSTLRQPVVKNMRKALYVQFTVGLLFYYGIPIVGYWAYGSTASVYLPEQISCVKWVKVFINSSVFLQSMVCQQVFISPIHETLDTKFLKLEESMFSRENIKRRFFLRGFLFAFNIFVAAAFPFIGDFVNLIGSFALIPITFVFPSMVFIKVKANTARVKKKAWHWFNVLLFSLVTVATTVAAVRFVIKDIHHYSFFTDV, encoded by the exons ATGGAAgaaacaaataacatagcTGCTTTGAGCATTGAAGCTGCAGGCAAAAGAGATGAATGTCAAAACCAAGATTCTGGAGACGCTTCAGCTCATACCGTTGGCCAAG ATTTATGGCAACAAATGGGGTTGATGCTGGTGATCTCCTTCAACAGCGGATACATACTAAGTTACTCAAATCTTATATTGGTGCCGTTAGGCTGGAGATGGGGGATATTGTGCATGTTTCTTATAGCGCTTTACACGGCCTATACTCAATGGCTCTTGTCGGCATTTCACTTCATTAATGGCCAAAGGTTCATCAGATACCGAAATCTTATGGGATATCATTATg GAAGACAAATGTATTATGTCACGTGGGTTTTGCAATATTTGACGCTTGTTGTGGCTAACATAGGTTTCATCCTCCTAGCAGCGCGATCACTCAAG GGAATCAGTTCAGAATTCAGTGACTCTCCCCTGAGGCTACAAATTTGCATTGTAATAGCTGGAGTGGCCTTCTTCACATTTGCATGCTTTATTCCAACGATGTCAGCAATGAGATGGTGGCTGGTCGTGTCTTTCTTCGTCACATTTACTTACATATTCATCCTTCTGTTCGTCCTAGTTAACAACG GTAAGTCTAATAAACACAGAAATTATGAGCTTAAAGGAAGCAAAACCGACAAGGTATTCAATGCCTTGGGTGCCATCTCTGCCGCTGTTGTAGCCAACGCCCCTTGTTTGCTTCCAGAGATGCAG TCAACTCTGCGCCAGCCAGTTGTCAAGAACATGAGGAAAGCCTTGTACGTGCAGTTCACTGTGGgactcttattttattatggcATCCCTATCGTTGGATATTGGGCTTATGGCTCCACTGCATCCGTGTACCTCCCTGAACAAATAAGTTGCGTAAAATGGGTCAAGGTCTTTATTAATTCTTCAGTGTTCCTACAATCTATGGTCTGCCAGCAA GTGTTTATTTCGCCAATTCACGAGACACTTGATACAAAGTTCCTCAAGCTGGAAGAGAGCATGTTTTCTAGAGAAAACATCAAAAGAAGATTTTTCCTAAGAGGGTTTCTTTTCGcctttaatatatttgtagCAGCAGCTTTTCCTTTCATTGGGGATTTTGTGAACTTGATAGGATCATTTGCACTTATCCCTATTACCTTTGTATTTCCAAGCATGGTTTTCATCAAG GTTAAGGCAAATACCGCTAGGGTAAAGAAGAAAGCATGGCATTGGTTCAACGTCCTTCTTTTTTCATTGGTCACCGTAGCAACTACAGTGGCTGCTGTCCGGTTTGTCATTAAGGATATCCATCACTATAGTTTTTTTACGGAcgtttga
- the LOC102607837 gene encoding 28 kDa ribonucleoprotein, chloroplastic-like, with amino-acid sequence MSSSTASVLKPLSSMADSTSLLSPPSIFARNPYFSIHPRPRPIKLHLSDSSLSSKGFSFKLKKTTHFSSFTTFVAQTSDWADQEEDKDNTTITLEQEQEENGEEEPNWENQGADETEGNLSDWGEPEGEDTVVEAGERQEESGEEGVFEEEEFVEPPEDAKLFVGNLPYDVDSEKLAMLFEKAGTVEIAEVIYNRETDRSRGFGFVTMSTVEEAEKAVEMFHRYDIDGRLLTVNKAAPRGTQPERAPRVFEPGFRIYVGNLPWEVDNARLEQVFSEHGKVVNARVVYDRETGRSRGFGFVTMSSETELNDAIAALDGQNLDGRAIRVNVAEDRQRRSSF; translated from the exons ATGTCTTCTTCAACAGCATCTGTATTGAAACCCTTATCATCGATGGCGGACTCTACTTCTCTACTTTCGCCGCCCTCTATCTTCGCCCGAAACCCATATTTCTCTATCCACCCCAGACCCAGACCTATCAAGCTTCACCTTTCAGACTCCTCCTTATCTTCGAAAGGTTTCTcctttaagctaaaaaaaactACCCATTTCTCTTCATTCACGACTTTCGTTGCCCAGACGTCGGACTGGGCCGACCAAGAAGAAGACAAAGATAACACCACCATCACTCTtgaacaagaacaagaagagAATGGGGAAGAAGAACCTAATTGGGAAAATCAAGGAGCCGATGAAACCGAAGGGAATTTATCTGATTGGGGGGAACCCGAAGGCGAAGACACAGTTGTTGAGGCTGGTGAAAGGCAGGAGGAGAGTGGTGAAGAGGGCGTTTTTGAGGAAGAGGAATTTGTGGAACCACCTGAGGATGCTAAGTTGTTTGTTGGGAACTTGCCCTATGATGTTGATAGTGAAAAGCTTGCTATGCTTTTTGAGAAGGCTGGAACTGTCGAGATTGCCGAG GTTATTTACAACAGGGAGACTGATCGGAGTCGTGGCTTTGGGTTCGTGACAATGAGTACTGTTGAAGAAGCTGAAAAGGCTGTGGAAATGTTTCACAGATAT GACATAGATGGAAGGCTTTTGACGGTAAATAAAGCTGCTCCAAGAGGAACACAGCCTGAACGCGCGCCTCGTGTGTTTGAGCCTGGTTTTAGAATCTATGTGGGCAACCTGCCATGGGAAGTGGATAATGCTCGTCTAGAGCAAGTTTTTAGTGAGCATGGTAAGGTGGTGAATGCCCGGGTTGTTTATGACAGGGAGACTGGACGTTCACGAGGTTTTGGCTTTGTTACAATGTCTAGTGAGACTGAATTGAATGACGCAATTGCTGCTCTTGACGGACAG AATCTGGATGGGAGAGCAATCAGAGTAAATGTTGCAGAGGATAGACAAAGACGCAGTTCCTTTTGA
- the LOC102607241 gene encoding probable galactinol--sucrose galactosyltransferase 2 yields the protein MTVTAKATIKDGCLMVRGNVVLTGVPQNVVVSPSSFIGATSAAPPSSRHVFTLGVLPDGYRFLCLFRFKIWWMIPRVGKSASEVPMETQMLLLEAREDSPLDADAASDNTFYILLLPVLDGQFRATLQGIPTNDLQFCVESGDGGVQTSEAFEAVFINSGDNPFELIKDSIKILEKHKGTFSHIENKKIPRHLDWFGWCTWDAFYKQVNPQGIKEGLHSFLEGGCSPRFLVIDDGWQETINEFCKDGEPLIKGTQFAIRLVDIKENCKFNSSGSDNSCNDLHEFIDEIKEKYGLKYVYMWHALAGYWGGVLPSSDIMKKYNPKLAYPIQSPGNIGNLRDIAMDSLEKYGVGIIDPQKIFDFYNDLHSYLANSGVDGVKVDVQSLMETLGSGYGGRVLLTRQYQQALEQSVAWNFKDNNLICCMSHNSYSLYSSMKSAVARASEDFMPGEPTFQTLHIASVAFNSLLLGEIVVPDWDMFQSKHETAEFHATARALGGCAVYVSDKPGVHDFKILKRLVLPDGSVLRARHAGRPTRDCLFEDPVMDGKSLLKIWNLNKLSGVIGVFNCQGAGSWPMKEDMHRKPASPLSISGHVCPLDIEFLERVAGENWNGDCAVYAFNSGVLTKLPKKGNLEVSLATLKCEIYTICPIKVLGQDLLFAPIGLLDMYNSGGAVESLEYIMDLSKYVIKIKGKGCGRFGAYSSTKPKCCMVDTKEEEFTYNSEDGLLTIKLPGECTFRDIEFVY from the exons ATGACGGTTACTGCCAAGGCTACCATCAAAGATGGCTGCCTCATGGTCAGAGGCAACGTGGTGTTGACCGGAGTTCCTCAAAACGTCGTCGTTTCTCCTTCAAGTTTCATTGGTGCAACCTCAGCGGCACCTCCAAGCTCGCGCCATGTTTTTACGCTTGGAGTACTTCCTGA TGGATACAGGTTCTTGTGTCTCTTCAGGTTCAAAATCTGGTGGATGATACCGAGGGTTGGAAAATCTGCAAGTGAAGTTCCAATGGAGACCCAAATGCTTCTCTTGGAAGCAAGAGAAGACTCTCCCTTGGACGCTGATGCTGCTTCAGATAACACTTTCTACATTCTTTTGTTGCCAGTCTTGGATGGACAATTCAGGGCAACTTTGCAAGGGATTCCCACTAACGACCTCCAGTTCTGCGTCGAGAGTG GGGATGGCGGTGTCCAAACCTCTGAGGCATTTGAAGCAGTGTTCATTAATTCAGGGGACAATCCATTTGAGCTTATTAAAGATTCTATCAA aataTTGGAGAAGCACAAGGGTACTTTCAGTCACATTGAAAACAAGAAG ATCCCTCGACATTTAGACTGGTTTGGATGGTGCACGTGGGATGCATTCTATAAACAAGTCAATCCCCAAGGAATCAAAGAAGGCCTTCACAG TTTCTTGGAAGGTGGATGCTCACCCAGGTTTCTAGTCATTGATGATGGATGGCAAGAgacaataaatgaattttgcaAAGATGGTGAACCACTAATCAAAGGGACACA GTTTGCTATCAGATTGGTAGATATTAAAGAAAACTGTAAGTTTAACAGTTCGGGGTCTGATAATTCATGCAATGACCTCCATGAGTTCATTGatgaaattaaagagaaatatggATTAAA ATATGTCTACATGTGGCATGCTTTAGCTGGTTATTGGGGAGGAGTACTCCCGTCATCTGATATAATGAAAAAGTACAACCCAAAGCTTGCTTACCCTATTCAGTCTCCTGGAAACATTGGAAATCTTAGAGACATTGCAATGGACAGCTTGGAGAAATATGGAGTTGGAATTATTGATCCGCAgaaaatctttgatttttacAATGATCTCCATAGCTACCTTGCAAACAGTGGGGTCGATGGAGTTAAGGTAGATGTTCAGAGTTTGATGGAAACATTGGGTTCTGGGTATGGTGGACGAGTTTTGTTGACCAGACAATATCAGCAAGCACTTGAGCAATCAGTTGCTTGGAACTTTAAAGACAATAACCTGATTTGCTGCATGAGTCACAACTCGTACTCACTATACAG TTCAATGAAGAGTGCAGTTGCAAGAGCATCTGAAGATTTCATGCCAGGAGAGCCAACATTTCAGACTTTGCATATCGCCTCTGTTGCTTTTAACAGTCTTTTACTAGGGGAGATTGTGGTGCCAGATTGGGACATGTTTCAA AGCAAACATGAAACTGCAGAGTTTCATGCCACAGCCAGAGCATTGGGTGGTTGTGCCGTTTATGTAAG TGACAAGCCAGGGGttcatgattttaaaattctcaaaaGGCTTGTGTTGCCTGATGGGTCTGTCCTAAGAGCCAGACATGCTGGACGTCCTACTCGGGATTGTTTATTTGAAGACCCTGTCATGGATGGAAAAAG TCTGTTGAAGATttggaatttaaataaattatctggAGTCATTGGTGTGTTTAATTGCCAAGGAGCTGGAAGTTGGCCAATGAAAGAAGACATGCACCGCAAACCAGCTTCACCTTTATCCATTTCAGGCCATGTGTGTCCCCTTGatattgaatttcttgaaagGGTGGCAGGCGAAAACTGGAATGGAGATTGTGCAGTGTATGCCTTCAATTCAG GAGTTCTTACTAAATTGCCAAAGAAAGGAAATCTTGAAGTGTCCTTGGCCACTCTCAAATGTGAAATATATACAATCTGTCCTATCAAG GTTCTTGGCCAGGATCTTTTATTTGCTCCAATAGGATTGCTTGATATGTACAACTCAGGAGGAGCTGTAGAATCTCTCGAATACATTATGGATCTATCCAAATacgtaattaaaataaaaggcaAAGGCTGTGGACGATTTGGAGCGTACTCGAGCACTAAACCAAAGTGTTGTATGGTTGACACGAAGGAAGAGGAATTCACCTACAACTCTGAAGATGGACTATTGACAATTAAACTTCCTGGTGAATGTACATTCAGAGAtattgaatttgtttattga
- the LOC102630950 gene encoding E3 ubiquitin-protein ligase RGLG2-like isoform X2 — translation MGGIISKRESSRQPSFGSSSYSWNHHNYPQQPPYGQPSQEYAPQQYYATPSQSYSGRAPESTRKLERKYSKIDDNYHSLEQVTDALARAGLESSNLIVGIDFTKSNEWTGARSFQRRSLHHIGDDQNPYEQAISIIGKTLSSFDEDNLIPCFGFGDASTHDQEVFSFYPDEKFCNGFEEVLRRYRELVPHLRLAGPTSFAPIIEMAITIVEHSGGQYHVLVIIADGQVTRSVDTEHGQLSSQEKKTVEAIVKASEYPLSIILVGVGDGPWDMMREFDDNIPARAFDNFQFVNFTEIMSKNVDRSRKEAEFALAALMEIPSQYKAALEFNILGAQRGKAVDRVSLPPPQYGAASQNTPKTSRSSSFRPSAPAGHERVVGTAPPASSTSDNHVCPICLTDPKDMAFGCGHQTCCGCGQDLDLCPICRSFIQTRIKLY, via the exons ATGGGTGGGATAATTTCAAAACGGGAAAGTTCTCGGCAGCCTTCATTTGGGTCTAGTTCATATTCATGGAATCATCACAATTATCCGCAGCAGCCACCATATGGTCAACCAAGTCAAGAGTATGCCCCACAACAGTATTATGCCACTCCATCTCAAAGCTACAGTGGTCGGGCCCCAGAGTCGACGAGGAAGCTGGAGAGGAAGTACTCCAAGATAGATGATAACTATCATAGCCTGGAGCAG GTTACAGATGCTTTGGCACGTGCTGGGCTAGAGTCATCAAATCTCATTGTTGGTATTGATTTCACAAAGAGCAATGAGTGGACTG GTGCAAGATCATTTCAGCGGAGAAGTCTACATCACATTGGTGATGATCAGAATCCCTACGAACAAGCAATATCAATTATTGGAAAAACATTGTCTTCCTTTGATGAGGATAACTTAATTCCATGTTTTGGTTTTGGAGATG CTTCAACACATGATCAAGAAGTGTTCAGTTTTTATCCGGACGAAAAGTTTTGTAATGGATTTGAAGAAGTGTTGAGACGATATAGAGAATTGGTCCCTCACCTACGACTTGCAG gaccaacatcttttgcccccATTATTGAAATGGCCATCACTATTGTTGAGCACAGTGGGGGCCAGTACCATGTCTTAGTGATAATAGCTGATGGGCAG GTGACCAGAAGTGTTGATACTGAGCATGGCCAATTAAGCTCACAGGAAAAGAAAACTGTTGAAGCAATTGTTAAAGCGAG TGAGTACCCCTTGTCGATTATATTAGTTGGGGTAGGAGATGGGCCATGGGACATGATGAGGGAATTTGATGATAACATTCCTGCTCGAGCATTTGATAATTTTCAG tttgtaaattttacagaaATTATGTCAAAGAATGTTGACCGATCCAGAAAAGAAGCTGAATTTGCTCTCGCAGCCTTAATGGAGATACCTTCTCAGTACAAAGCCGCACtagaatttaatatattgGG TGCTCAAAGAGGGAAGGCTGTTGACAGGGTCTCCCTACCCCCTCCTCAGTATGGTGCAGCTTCTCAAAACACTCCAAAAACTTCACGGTCAAGTAGCTTTCGTCCAAGTGCTCCTGCAGGTCATGAAAGAGTTGTTGGCACAGCTCCACCTGCTAGTTCTACTTCTGATAATCAT GTTTGTCCTATATGCCTTACCGATCCAAAGGATATGGCCTTTGGTTGTGGTCATCAG ACTTGCTGTGGGTGTGGACAAGATCTAGATTTATGCCCCATTTGCCGGAGCTTCATCCAAACCAGaataaaactctactaa
- the LOC102630950 gene encoding E3 ubiquitin-protein ligase RGLG2-like isoform X1, with protein sequence MEYFQLVQLSLIVLYLYHCEFSFEYLLVIELMGGIISKRESSRQPSFGSSSYSWNHHNYPQQPPYGQPSQEYAPQQYYATPSQSYSGRAPESTRKLERKYSKIDDNYHSLEQVTDALARAGLESSNLIVGIDFTKSNEWTGARSFQRRSLHHIGDDQNPYEQAISIIGKTLSSFDEDNLIPCFGFGDASTHDQEVFSFYPDEKFCNGFEEVLRRYRELVPHLRLAGPTSFAPIIEMAITIVEHSGGQYHVLVIIADGQVTRSVDTEHGQLSSQEKKTVEAIVKASEYPLSIILVGVGDGPWDMMREFDDNIPARAFDNFQFVNFTEIMSKNVDRSRKEAEFALAALMEIPSQYKAALEFNILGAQRGKAVDRVSLPPPQYGAASQNTPKTSRSSSFRPSAPAGHERVVGTAPPASSTSDNHVCPICLTDPKDMAFGCGHQTCCGCGQDLDLCPICRSFIQTRIKLY encoded by the exons AATATCTGTTGGTTATAGAGTTGATGGGTGGGATAATTTCAAAACGGGAAAGTTCTCGGCAGCCTTCATTTGGGTCTAGTTCATATTCATGGAATCATCACAATTATCCGCAGCAGCCACCATATGGTCAACCAAGTCAAGAGTATGCCCCACAACAGTATTATGCCACTCCATCTCAAAGCTACAGTGGTCGGGCCCCAGAGTCGACGAGGAAGCTGGAGAGGAAGTACTCCAAGATAGATGATAACTATCATAGCCTGGAGCAG GTTACAGATGCTTTGGCACGTGCTGGGCTAGAGTCATCAAATCTCATTGTTGGTATTGATTTCACAAAGAGCAATGAGTGGACTG GTGCAAGATCATTTCAGCGGAGAAGTCTACATCACATTGGTGATGATCAGAATCCCTACGAACAAGCAATATCAATTATTGGAAAAACATTGTCTTCCTTTGATGAGGATAACTTAATTCCATGTTTTGGTTTTGGAGATG CTTCAACACATGATCAAGAAGTGTTCAGTTTTTATCCGGACGAAAAGTTTTGTAATGGATTTGAAGAAGTGTTGAGACGATATAGAGAATTGGTCCCTCACCTACGACTTGCAG gaccaacatcttttgcccccATTATTGAAATGGCCATCACTATTGTTGAGCACAGTGGGGGCCAGTACCATGTCTTAGTGATAATAGCTGATGGGCAG GTGACCAGAAGTGTTGATACTGAGCATGGCCAATTAAGCTCACAGGAAAAGAAAACTGTTGAAGCAATTGTTAAAGCGAG TGAGTACCCCTTGTCGATTATATTAGTTGGGGTAGGAGATGGGCCATGGGACATGATGAGGGAATTTGATGATAACATTCCTGCTCGAGCATTTGATAATTTTCAG tttgtaaattttacagaaATTATGTCAAAGAATGTTGACCGATCCAGAAAAGAAGCTGAATTTGCTCTCGCAGCCTTAATGGAGATACCTTCTCAGTACAAAGCCGCACtagaatttaatatattgGG TGCTCAAAGAGGGAAGGCTGTTGACAGGGTCTCCCTACCCCCTCCTCAGTATGGTGCAGCTTCTCAAAACACTCCAAAAACTTCACGGTCAAGTAGCTTTCGTCCAAGTGCTCCTGCAGGTCATGAAAGAGTTGTTGGCACAGCTCCACCTGCTAGTTCTACTTCTGATAATCAT GTTTGTCCTATATGCCTTACCGATCCAAAGGATATGGCCTTTGGTTGTGGTCATCAG ACTTGCTGTGGGTGTGGACAAGATCTAGATTTATGCCCCATTTGCCGGAGCTTCATCCAAACCAGaataaaactctactaa
- the LOC112498309 gene encoding proline transporter 1-like isoform X2 has translation MEETNNIAALSIEAAGKRDECQNQDSGDASAHTVGQDLWQQMGLMLVISFNSGYILSYSNLILVPLGWRWGILCMFLIALYTAYTQWLLSAFHFINGQRFIRYRNLMGYHYGRQMYYVTWVLQYLTLVVANIGFILLAARSLKGISSEFSDSPLRLQICIVIAGVAFFTFACFIPTMSAMRWWLVVSFFVTFTYIFILLFVLVNNGKSNKHRNYELKGSKTDKVFNALGAISAAVVANAPCLLPEMQSTLRQPVVKNMRKALYVQFTVGLLFYYGIPIVGYWAYGSTASVYLPEQISCVKWVKVFINSSVFLQSMVCQQVKANTARVKKKAWHWFNVLLFSLVTVATTVAAVRFVIKDIHHYSFFTDV, from the exons ATGGAAgaaacaaataacatagcTGCTTTGAGCATTGAAGCTGCAGGCAAAAGAGATGAATGTCAAAACCAAGATTCTGGAGACGCTTCAGCTCATACCGTTGGCCAAG ATTTATGGCAACAAATGGGGTTGATGCTGGTGATCTCCTTCAACAGCGGATACATACTAAGTTACTCAAATCTTATATTGGTGCCGTTAGGCTGGAGATGGGGGATATTGTGCATGTTTCTTATAGCGCTTTACACGGCCTATACTCAATGGCTCTTGTCGGCATTTCACTTCATTAATGGCCAAAGGTTCATCAGATACCGAAATCTTATGGGATATCATTATg GAAGACAAATGTATTATGTCACGTGGGTTTTGCAATATTTGACGCTTGTTGTGGCTAACATAGGTTTCATCCTCCTAGCAGCGCGATCACTCAAG GGAATCAGTTCAGAATTCAGTGACTCTCCCCTGAGGCTACAAATTTGCATTGTAATAGCTGGAGTGGCCTTCTTCACATTTGCATGCTTTATTCCAACGATGTCAGCAATGAGATGGTGGCTGGTCGTGTCTTTCTTCGTCACATTTACTTACATATTCATCCTTCTGTTCGTCCTAGTTAACAACG GTAAGTCTAATAAACACAGAAATTATGAGCTTAAAGGAAGCAAAACCGACAAGGTATTCAATGCCTTGGGTGCCATCTCTGCCGCTGTTGTAGCCAACGCCCCTTGTTTGCTTCCAGAGATGCAG TCAACTCTGCGCCAGCCAGTTGTCAAGAACATGAGGAAAGCCTTGTACGTGCAGTTCACTGTGGgactcttattttattatggcATCCCTATCGTTGGATATTGGGCTTATGGCTCCACTGCATCCGTGTACCTCCCTGAACAAATAAGTTGCGTAAAATGGGTCAAGGTCTTTATTAATTCTTCAGTGTTCCTACAATCTATGGTCTGCCAGCAA GTTAAGGCAAATACCGCTAGGGTAAAGAAGAAAGCATGGCATTGGTTCAACGTCCTTCTTTTTTCATTGGTCACCGTAGCAACTACAGTGGCTGCTGTCCGGTTTGTCATTAAGGATATCCATCACTATAGTTTTTTTACGGAcgtttga
- the LOC102606955 gene encoding proline transporter 1-like, with product MEGTNNEAAALSIEEGQTKGSQNQESGATSAHTVGHDSWQQMGFMLVITFNCGYILSFSILILVPLGWKWGILCMFFLAFYSLYSQWLLSAFHFIDGKRFIRYRDLMGYLYGREMYYYTWAIQYLTLLVANIGFILLAARSLKEINMVSSDSPVRLQIYILISGLAFFIFANLVPTMSAIRRWLAVSFIITFTYVLILLVILVRDGTSNKSRDYEIQGSKTDKIYNAIGAMSAIIVANAAGMIPEMQSTLRQPAVMNMRKALYSQYTVGLLFYYGVTIIGYWAYGSSVSVYLPEQIGGAKWIKVFVNAAVFLQSLVSQHVFISPVYETLDTKLLVLEESMFSRENIKRRFFVRGVIFTANIFVAAAFPFLGDFINVIGSFSLIPLTFVFPSMVFIKAKAKASTIQKKAWHWFNILFFTLVTIATTVAAVRIVVKHIQDYSFFADA from the exons ATGGAAGGAACAAACAACGAAGCTGCTGCTTTAAGCATCGAAGAAGGCCAAACAAAGGGATCTCAAAATCAAGAATCTGGCGCCACTTCAGCACACACCGTTGGCCACG ATTCATGGCAACAAATGGGATTCATGCTGGTGATCACCTTCAACTGCGGTTACATACTAAGTTTCTCAATTCTTATACTTGTGCCGTTGGGTTGGAAATGGGGGATCTTGTGCATGttctttttggctttttactcCCTCTATTCTCAATGGCTCTTGTCTGCATTTCACTTCATTGATGGCAAAAGATTCATCAGATACCGAGACCTTATGGGCTATCTCTACg GAAGAGAAATGTATTATTACACTTGGGCCATACAATATTTGACCCTTTTGGTGGCCAACATAGGCTTTATCCTACTTGCGGCGAGATCACTGAAG GAAATCAACATGGTATCCAGTGACTCTCCCGTGAGGctacaaatttatattttaatctcCGGACTGGCCTTCTTCATTTTTGCCAATCTTGTTCCAACGATGTCAGCTATTCGAAGGTGGCTGGCCGTGTCTTTCATCATCACATTTACTTACGTACTCATCCTTCTTGTGATCCTTGTTAGAGACG GCACATCCAATAAAAGTAGAGATTACGAGATTCAAGGAAGCAAAACCGACAAGATATACAACGCTATCGGTGCCATGTCAGCGATCATCGTTGCCAACGCCGCTGGCATGATTCCGGAGATGcag TCGACTCTGCGCCAGCCTGCTGTCATGAACATGAGGAAAGCCTTGTATTCACAGTACACAGTGGGGCTCTTGTTCTATTATGGCGTCACTATCATAGGATACTGGGCTTACGGCTCCAGTGTATCCGTGTACCTCCCCGAACAGATAGGTGGCGCTAAATGGATCAAGGTCTTTGTTAATGCCGCAGTGTTCCTGCAGTCTCTAGTCTCCCAACAT gtgtTTATTTCGCCAGTTTACGAGACCCTTGACACAAAGCTCCTAGTGCTGGAAGAGAGCATGTTTTCTCGAGAAAACATCAAACGAAGATTTTTCGTACGAGGGGTTATTTTCACAGCAAATATATTTGTAGCTGCAGCTTTTCCTTTCCTTGGGGATTTTATCAACGTGATAGGATCATTTTCGCTCATTCCTCTAACCTTCGTCTTTCCGAGCATGGTCTTCATTAAG GCTAAGGCAAAGGCATCTACAATACAGAAGAAGGCATGGCATTGGTTCAACATTCTGTTTTTTACTTTGGTTACAATAGCAACTACAGTTGCTGCTGTCAGGATTGTTGTTAAGCATATTCAAGACTATAGTTTTTTCGCTGATGCgtaa